TCCTGTTGCTTTAGCAATGGTTTGGATATCGATTCCCATGGCAAGAAGCCTAGCCGCGGTCTCTGCTTTTGCCTCTGCTCTGGCTCCTTCAATACGCGACTTTTCGTCGCTGAGCGCCTTCATCCGGGCGTCGTAAGCCATACGCGCCGCGGCATCCTGACTTAAAAATTCCAGCGTGTCCATCGCTTTTTTCAGCATTGGTTCTTTCATCGTGAGCACCTCCCAATTCGATCTGTCTACGCCTTTCAAAAACAACAACCAATTGACTAATCCACCCCGGTCAAGCGGAATCGAATGCTGATCCAGCTTCGTCAGCTCCATCACATGAATCTCGATATCATCCAGAAGCGCAATCCCGGTATGATCTTCCCGCAAGTGAAACACGCTGTGGTAACGATCATTGGGTAGACAGGAATAATTCAAAATGTTGATCGTCACGCATTTTTTTAACGCATTGTAGTTGCTGCCCTTCGGAATCTGATGATAGTACATCTCGGCCCAATAGAACAGGGTCCTTTTCTCCATATGATACGGATTAAATAGCTGCATCTCAATATTCAGCAGTTCGCCCTTTGCCGTTTTGGCCTTTATGTCCATGATCGACTGCTTATCGTCGGGGCCGTCCGCCTCCGTATACGGGTTCAGCAGGACAATCTCCGTCAGCGGCGTCTCGCCCGCCTCGCGAAATGTACTGTTCAAAAAAGCAAGCAGCACATCCCGATTATGTTCGCTGCCAAAAATGCGTTTGAAAACAATATCCACGCGGGGATCAAGCAAGTCATGCATCGGAAAACCACCCCATTCCTTTCCTTTTTAGTATATCATTTTCGTCCTGGAAGATGAAATACTTCGCCGGGACATCGGCATGTTACAACACGCCAATTGTGCGCAAATATGCGAAACATCGGCATGGCCTTGGATGTAAAGCCCGATACCAGACCGTTATCGTTCACGACCCACAGCCCGCCGTTCCGGTGCTTCTATTTCTTCGTCCGGCACGCTGTCCACGGCTTCGTTTTCCCGCTTGTCCATGTTGAGCAGGGCATTCAGTTCCGCAAGCCGCGCCGCTTTCGTTTGCAACTCCTGCTCCTTCTCGAAAGGAGCCGCGATTTGTTCCTTCGCCGTTTCCATTTGCTGCCGCAAGGTGGCAAGCTGCTCGCGGGCATGCTCCAGCTTCGCAGGCAAGTCGGACAAGGCATTGTTGATGCGGCTAATGTTGCCGCCCGCATCCGCTCCGAGCGTCACCGTATGACCGAGTGCGCCGCGCAACGTAACCTTGTACTCCTTATGGAAGCTGTCAAAGGACAGCCACAAGGAAAATCCCCGGTAGCCGCCGATTTCCTGCGGATCAGGCGAAGTCATTCCTTTGCAAGCGTCCAGCAAAGCCGCGCCCGCTGCCGTCCTCTCCGAGTAGGTGTAATCTTTTACCGTCATGCCGGGGAATTTATCTGCCCCATCCGCCTCGGATGCCAGAGAACGTATATACAAAGCGACGTCCTGTTCATAGCCGGCAATTCGTTCCTCCGTGGACTTGATTTGCTGCGGCAGCAGCTTGAGCAGCCGATCTTCCAACGAATATCGCTGGCTCAAGTGGTTGGCTTTGAGCAGCTTGAGTTTGGATACCTGGATGTCCAGGTCCATTTTCTCTTTGATGTACGGGTTGCCGGTCGCCAGCGCCTTCACTTCGGCATAGGAGAGCGCCGTCTCGTCGATATCCTCGGCGGAACGGACCGGCGACTTGCTGGTCATGATCTGCGAAATGAAGCGCTGCTTGTTCTCCAGTGTCTGATAAAGGTAAGCGTCGAACGTGTTCTCTGTGACATAGCGGAAGATGTGAACCTCACTGTTCTGGTTGCCTTGCCGAATAATCCGTCCGCTGCGCTGCTCCAGGTCTGTCGGACGTTCTTTGCGGACAGTCTATTTCACGCGCCGTTTTGGCGCTTCTTGCTGCGTACGCGCCGCTTGCTGCTTTCGATCTCCTGCTGCTTGCGGACAATGGGCCGACACGTCGGGCAGTACTTTGCCACGTTGGAAAGAGGGGAGTAGACTTCTCCGCAGCGTTGGCATGCCTTATCCGGCACAAGGCACCGCCGCGGCGTTACCTCATGGACTCGTGCGGGGTCGAGCGCCCCTACAAACTTGTAGTAAATTCGGATATGCTGCTCATAGCCGCCGCCCTCGACCTTTACCCGCTCAGATACCGTGATGCGATCAATCAGTTCATTCACGATTCTGGCCGTCAGTGTTGTGATTCCCTTGTATTCGCGAATACGTTCCACAAAGGCAGCTATGCCTTTATCGTTGCGTCCCTTGGCAACCAGTTCCGCGTCTATGGTGCTCAGTCGAGCTTCTATATTCATCTGCTCCTGCTCGTACTTCGCTGCCATCAGCCGGTAATTGCGTTCGGTGATTTTCTCCATCACCTTGTCCTCATACAAGGCGGCAAACAGCTTGTCCAGTTCGGCAACCCGCTTGGCCAGCCGCCGCCGTTCCCTGCCGTATTCCCGGGCCTCCTGATCGCTGATCTTGGACAGACGCTGCTGCAATGTTTTAACCGCCTTTTCGTCATTTACAGCCATCCGCGCATATTCGTTAATGTCGGTCATGACGGCGTTCAGCAGGTCGCGCGCCTCAATGGTGTGCGAGGTGCAATGCACGTTGCCGTATCGACCAAAATTGTTGCAGCAGTACTGCACACAGTCGATAATATCCGGGCGCTTGCGCCGGTTTGCGCTGGCCGCTCGCATGGCGTAAGCGCAGTCTGCGCATTTCAACACGCCGAGGAACACATTGTCATATCCATACTGGTTTTTTTCTCGCCTTCGACTGGTCATAAGTTGCTGCACCGTATCAAATTCTTTCTGTGTCACAATGCCCTCATGCGTTCCGGGAACTGTCTCCCATTTCTCCGGCGGGCGAGAGGGACGCTTCTTGCTTTTCATGCTGATGGTCGGGCGCTTGTAGCCTGTCAGGTTGCCCGCATACACCGGACTTCTTAAAATGCTCCGAACGCTGTTTTCGCTCCAGATATAACGGTTTTCCTCCGAATCCTTAAAATAGCGCTCGTATCCTTCTCCGTTTTCAGCGGCATACGCGGCCGGGCGCAATATGCGCTGGCTGTTCAGATATTTTCTTATTTTCCCAATCCCGTTGCCCGCCAGTGCAAGGTCAAATATTTTTCGGACGATCGGCGCGGTCTTTTCGTCAATCAGCAGATGATTGTTGTCAGCAGGGTCTTTGATATACCCATACGGCGCTTTGGTTGCCATGAATTTTCCCTTGTTGAACCGCGCCCGATACGCGGACTTGATCTTAACCGATACGTCGGCAGCGTACATTTCGTTCAAAATGTTGCGAAACGGCGTGATGTCCATAGCCGCCCGGTTCAGGGTATCTACACCGTCATTGACAGCAATATACCGGACGTTATGCTCCGGGAAGAACACCTCCAGATACAAGCCGCAGTCCAGATAGTTCCGACCGAGCCGGGAGAGGTCTTTGGTAATGACACAATCAATCAGCCCGTTCTCAATGTCTTTCAGCATAGCTTGAAAATCCGGTCGATTGAAGTTTGTACCGCTGTACCCGTCATCTACATAGATTTTCACCAGATGCCAGCCCTGCCGCTTCACGTAGTCGGTCAGAATGGCTTTTTGGGTGCCGATACTGGCGCTCTCCGCTTCGTTGCCGTCATCCTTGCTCAAACGGCAATAGACGCCGACATTGTAAATCCTGTCCGTTTTCATCGGTTCCCTCCTCCTTGTTGCTGACGGCGGATAACCGTCGTTTGCGTATATTCTATGTGCTGTCATCCTCCTTGTCGAAGGTGCAGACTTCCTCCGCATGGCGAAGTAAATCCTCAAGCACAACGGGCAACAACGCATCGGTTGCGCTCTGACTGCCGACAAATTCCCGCTCTACCACCAGCCGTACCGGTTTGCGGGAAACGCGTTGCGATTTCTTCGGTTTCTTTTTTTCCTTCATGCCTTCAAGTCCTTTCGTTTGATCTGTATGCCTGAACTGGAAGGGTGCGCGGACGAAGCAAGGGCATCGGTCGCCCAATGCCCGTTTACCAGCCGGGAAAAAGTCAGCGGCTGTTCTCGCGGCTTCGTTCCCGCTTTTTCCGCCATTCCTCCAGCAGCTTCAATATGGTCTGTTCCATCTGCTGGGCCGTATAGCCCTTTGGAAAATAGTCCTTGATGCTTTCCTTTTGCAGCTTGATCTGCTCCCGTTGGTTCGGTTTTTCCTCGGTCATGATTCTGAAAATCGCGTCCACGTCGAGCAAACCGTCTGCGCTCAGCTTTTTCATGCGCTGGGCTTGGGAAAGGGAAGGGGTGCGTTCCTCGCTGCCCATCGTTTCAAGCAGAGCTTCCTGTTCCTTCTCGGACAAATAAGACAGCTCTACGGCAGGGTTAAACGCCACCTTGCCGCTGTCTACCATCTCCAGAAGCGGCGGAATCAACTCAGTCAGCCTGATATAGCGTTGCACCTGCGTCGCGCTCGTTCCCACATCAACGGCAACGCGCTCCCGCGACTTCTGTCCGAGTTGGTCAGGAGTTCCGCTATCGGCCAAATCGTTGCGCTGCCCTTGTCGCTTGATCGCATCCAGCTTCATTTTGTAGGCCCATGCTTTTTCGGACGGCAGCACATGCTCGCGGTGCAGATTGCTGTCCACCAGGGCGATAATCGCGGCGTTTCGGTCCATTTCACGAATAAAGGCGGGAACCGCAGCAATCCCCGCCTTTTCACAAGCTGCCTTTCGTCGGTGTCCGGATATGATTTCATAGCCTCCTTCTTCCCGGAGCCGCACGACAAGCGGCGAGATCACGCCATGCTTCCGAATGCTTTCCGCGATGGCCTGCAACTCGTCGTTATCCGCGACCTGATAGGGATTCTCGGGGAACGGGTAAAGCTGCTCTATAGGGATAATCGTAACCGTTTCGCTCATCGGGCGGTATCCCTCCTTTTCTCGGCAGGTGACTTACAGGCTGCGTGCCTAATACCCCGCCGTCATGCCGCCGCTTCGACTTCAAAGATATTAGGGAGACATCTATATAAAAAGCGCCGGAACGGTGTCGACTTGCCGTCCCGACGCTTGAATGGTCATTTCAAAGAAAAAGGACGCCATACGGCGACCTGAAAGTGAGTAACTTTTATTTGGCTTGCATGTTTGTGAAAACCTGAATCGCCAGTATAAAGCCGCATTGCAAGCCGATTTCCATGTATACATCCTCGCAGGCGGCTGCATAGTCATAAACCTTTGTCGTTATTTCCTCATACTCTGCCATGTTGGGAAACTTGCTTTGAATCAACTCAATAGCCGATTTGTGCGCTTCGTCAATGCGCTCCTTGTAGCCTTTGGGATTGATGTCGCCACCTTCGACACCATTCATTAAAAACTCGCGTATGCGCTGAATATGAAGTCTTTCAAAGATTTCCGAGATATGGTTCATACTTGTATCACCTCCCGCTCTGGAGTCGCCACGCCCACGCTGCTATCTGTCAAATAAAAGGGGTTGTAAAATAATTATTTTCATTAAGCAAATTTTTATTTTACAATCTCATTCTATTACTACATTCTCTTTGCACACAAATCTGTAAAACAGCAACCGGGGAGCTTCATTCTTTTCTCCGTTCTGGTTCGATCATCGCCTGTTGAAGCTGCTGGACAGCACGGCGCAAGCGGTCGGCTTCCTCCTGAAATACAGCTCGTTCCAGATGACCTGTGGCGTGAGCCTTCGCCGCGAGTTGGTTAAGGTTATTGCCGATAGCGTGAAGTTCACGAATCATAACGAAATAATCTATCGGCGGCATTTCCTTCGGCGTATAGCCTTCGATAAGTGCGCGGATATATGTTTCACGGGGTAGCTTAGT
The window above is part of the Paenibacillus hamazuiensis genome. Proteins encoded here:
- a CDS encoding Rpn family recombination-promoting nuclease/putative transposase, with amino-acid sequence MHDLLDPRVDIVFKRIFGSEHNRDVLLAFLNSTFREAGETPLTEIVLLNPYTEADGPDDKQSIMDIKAKTAKGELLNIEMQLFNPYHMEKRTLFYWAEMYYHQIPKGSNYNALKKCVTINILNYSCLPNDRYHSVFHLREDHTGIALLDDIEIHVMELTKLDQHSIPLDRGGLVNWLLFLKGVDRSNWEVLTMKEPMLKKAMDTLEFLSQDAAARMAYDARMKALSDEKSRIEGARAEAKAETAARLLAMGIDIQTIAKATGLSVEEIKALTPLQ
- a CDS encoding recombinase family protein yields the protein MKTDRIYNVGVYCRLSKDDGNEAESASIGTQKAILTDYVKRQGWHLVKIYVDDGYSGTNFNRPDFQAMLKDIENGLIDCVITKDLSRLGRNYLDCGLYLEVFFPEHNVRYIAVNDGVDTLNRAAMDITPFRNILNEMYAADVSVKIKSAYRARFNKGKFMATKAPYGYIKDPADNNHLLIDEKTAPIVRKIFDLALAGNGIGKIRKYLNSQRILRPAAYAAENGEGYERYFKDSEENRYIWSENSVRSILRSPVYAGNLTGYKRPTISMKSKKRPSRPPEKWETVPGTHEGIVTQKEFDTVQQLMTSRRREKNQYGYDNVFLGVLKCADCAYAMRAASANRRKRPDIIDCVQYCCNNFGRYGNVHCTSHTIEARDLLNAVMTDINEYARMAVNDEKAVKTLQQRLSKISDQEAREYGRERRRLAKRVAELDKLFAALYEDKVMEKITERNYRLMAAKYEQEQMNIEARLSTIDAELVAKGRNDKGIAAFVERIREYKGITTLTARIVNELIDRITVSERVKVEGGGYEQHIRIYYKFVGALDPARVHEVTPRRCLVPDKACQRCGEVYSPLSNVAKYCPTCRPIVRKQQEIESSKRRVRSKKRQNGA
- a CDS encoding stage II sporulation protein R translates to MKEKKKPKKSQRVSRKPVRLVVEREFVGSQSATDALLPVVLEDLLRHAEEVCTFDKEDDST
- a CDS encoding ParB/RepB/Spo0J family partition protein codes for the protein MSETVTIIPIEQLYPFPENPYQVADNDELQAIAESIRKHGVISPLVVRLREEGGYEIISGHRRKAACEKAGIAAVPAFIREMDRNAAIIALVDSNLHREHVLPSEKAWAYKMKLDAIKRQGQRNDLADSGTPDQLGQKSRERVAVDVGTSATQVQRYIRLTELIPPLLEMVDSGKVAFNPAVELSYLSEKEQEALLETMGSEERTPSLSQAQRMKKLSADGLLDVDAIFRIMTEEKPNQREQIKLQKESIKDYFPKGYTAQQMEQTILKLLEEWRKKRERSRENSR
- a CDS encoding plasmid mobilization protein yields the protein MRKRPISFLLRLSESEYAHLMEQVEKTKLPRETYIRALIEGYTPKEMPPIDYFVMIRELHAIGNNLNQLAAKAHATGHLERAVFQEEADRLRRAVQQLQQAMIEPERRKE